One genomic window of Magnolia sinica isolate HGM2019 chromosome 3, MsV1, whole genome shotgun sequence includes the following:
- the LOC131239941 gene encoding LOW QUALITY PROTEIN: MA3 DOMAIN-CONTAINING TRANSLATION REGULATORY FACTOR 1-like (The sequence of the model RefSeq protein was modified relative to this genomic sequence to represent the inferred CDS: deleted 1 base in 1 codon), with translation MASNEGFLTDDQRELLKIASQNAEVLSSSPKSPTSLLPDHQIRVATGGRAPTVGFAVRHVRRSHSGKLVRVKKDGGGGKGTWGKLLDTDSDSRLDRNDPNYDSGEEPYQLVGATVTTPFDHFKKDVVTIIEEYFTTGDVDQAASDLRDLGSYEFHHYFVKRLVSTAMDRHDKEKEMASVLLSALYADVISSDQISQGFVMLLESADDLALDILDAVDILALFIARAVVDDILPPAFLTRAKKKLPDSSKGLEVIQTAEKSYLSAPHHAEFVERRWGGSTHVTVEEVKKKIADLLREYVESGDTVEACRCIRELGVSFFHHEVVKKALILAMETQSAEPLILKLLKEAAEEGLISSSQMVKGFGRLAESLDDLSLDIPSAKSMFQLLVPKAISEGWLDAVLLKSSGACAAPGEFQDEEDENVRQFKEEAVIIIHEYFLSDDIPELIRSLEDLAAPEFNPVFLKKLITLAMDRKNREKEMASVLLSALHTDIFSTEDIVNGFVMLLESSEDTALDILDASNELALFLARAVIDDILVPLNLEEISSKLQPNCSGSETVHMARSLLAARHAGERILRCWGGGTGWAVEDAKDKIAKLLEEYESGGVVGEACQCIRDLGMPFFNHEVVKKALVMAMEKKNDRRMLDLLQECFGEGLITINQMTKGFARVGEGLEDLALDIPNAEDKFRFYVEHASNNGWLLPSFSATYGNGVSYSSSSAAAADAAAPPAAKAVANA, from the exons ATGGTGGCGGCGGAAAAGGCACATGGGGTAAATTACTGGACACTGACAGTGACTCTCGGCTTGACCGTAATGACCCTAACTATGACAGTGGAGAG GAACCTTACCAGTTAGTAGGCGCCACTGTTACAACTCCCTTTGATCACTTCAAGAAGGATGTGGTTACCATCATAGAGGAATATTTCACCACGGGTGATGTGGACCAGGCAGCTTCAGATCTCAGAGACCTGGGTTCTTATGAGTTTCATCATTATTTTGTTAAAAGACTTGTCTCCACAGCGATGGACCGCCACGACAAAGAAAAGGAAATGGCATCCGTTCTACTATCAGCCCTGTATGCTGATGTGATAAGCTCGGATCAGATCAGCCAAGGGTTTGTCATGCTCCTGGAATCTGCCGATGACCTGGCACTTGACATACTCGATGCGGTAGACATCCTGGCGCTGTTCATTGCACGTGCGGTAGTTGATGACATTCTCCCACCAGCTTTCCTCACTAGGGCAAAGAAGAAGCTCCCGGACTCCTCCAAGGGACTTGAGGTTATACAGACTGCAGAAAAGAGCTACTTGTCTGCTCCCCACCATGCAGAGTTTGTGGAGCGGCGATGGGGCGGAAGCACCCATGTGACGGTCGAAGAGGTGAAGAAAAAAATTGCGGATTTACTGAGAGAGTATGTTGAGAGTGGAGATACAGTTGAGGCCTGCAGGTGCATAAGGGAGTTGGGGGTCTCATTCTTCCATCATGAGGTGGTGAAGAAGGCTCTGATCCTTGCTATGGAGACACAATCAGCTGAGCCACTTATATTGAAATTGCTGAAAGAGGCAGCAGAAGAGGGCCTGATTAGTTCTAGCCagatggtgaaagggtttggtcggCTTGCTGAGAGCCTCGATGACCTCTCACTTGATATCCCCTCGGCAAAATCCATGTTCCAGTTGCTTGTCCCCAAGGCAATATCGGAAGGATGGTTAGACGCAGTGTTGCTCAAGTCCTCAGGGGCTTGTGCTGCACCTGGAGAGTTCCAGGATGAAGAGGATGAGAATGTGAGGCAATTCAAGGAAGAGGCTGTGATCATCATTCATGAATATTTCCTTTCGGATGACATACCTGAGCTCATCCGAAGCCTTGAGGATCTTGCTGCTCCAGAGTTCAACCCTGTCTTCCTTAAGAAGTTGATCACTCTTGCAATGGACAGGAAGAACAGAGAGAAGGAGATGGCGTCCGTCCTGCTGTCCGCACTCCACACTGACATCTTCTCTACGGAAGATATTGTCAATGGGTTTGTCATGCTTCTGGAGTCT TCAGAGGATACTGCACTCGACATATTGGACGCGTCAAATGAGCTAGCTCTTTTTCTGGCTAGGGCTGTGATTGATGACATACTCGTTCCACTTAATTTGGAGGAGATAAGCAGCAAGTTACAGCCGAATTGCAGTGGGAGCGAGACAGTGCACATGGCTCGCTCGCTTCTTGCTGCACGACATGCAGGGGAGAGGATACTGAGGTGCTGGGGTGGGGGGACTGGGTGGGCAGTGGAGGATGCAAAGGATAAGATAGCAAAGCTTCTGGAGGAGTATGAGAGCGGAGGAGTGGTAGGGGAGGCATGCCAGTGCATCCGGGATCTCGGAATGCCCTTCTTCAACCATGAGGTAGTGAAGAAAGCATTGGTGATGGCAATGGAGAAGAAGAATGACAGGAGGATGTTGGATCTGCTGCAGGAGTGTTTTGGGGAAGGGCTGATTACCATCAACCAGATGACCAAAGGGTTTGCTAGGGTTGGGGAGGGGCTTGAAGATTTGGCCCTTGATATTCCCAATGCAGAGGATAAATTCAGGTTCTATGTGGAGCATGCAAGCAACAATGGCTGGCTTCTGCCATCTTTTTCTGCAACATATGGTAATGGAgtgtcttattcttcttcttctgcagctgctgctgatgctgctgccCCTCCAGCAGCTAAGGCGGTGGCTAATGCTTAA